From the Clostridium putrefaciens genome, one window contains:
- a CDS encoding PTS sugar transporter subunit IIA: MQKSLRLYLPVEGEVKPISEVNDYLFNKRIMGEGIAIEPKGNFLYAPVSGEITLIYEGRHALAIKTDSGLQVLIHVGIDSIKLNGKGFAYYVNKGDCVEAGDKILFFDREYVETYASSTTPIVITNSELISNISFNYKACKVGDVIMDITLKP; this comes from the coding sequence ATGCAGAAGAGTTTAAGGTTATATCTACCAGTTGAAGGTGAAGTAAAACCAATTTCTGAGGTAAATGACTATTTATTTAATAAAAGAATAATGGGTGAAGGCATAGCAATAGAACCAAAAGGAAACTTTTTATATGCTCCTGTGTCAGGGGAGATAACATTGATTTATGAAGGACGACATGCTTTAGCCATAAAGACAGATTCAGGACTACAAGTATTAATACACGTAGGTATAGATTCTATTAAGTTAAATGGTAAGGGATTTGCCTATTATGTAAATAAAGGAGATTGCGTTGAAGCAGGGGATAAAATTTTATTTTTTGACAGAGAATATGTAGAAACGTACGCATCATCTACAACACCCATTGTAATAACAAATTCAGAGCTTATTTCTAACATATCATTTAATTATAAAGCCTGTAAAGTAGGAGATGTAATTATGGATATTACTTTAAAACCTTGA
- the recA gene encoding recombinase RecA, translating to MGNVDNEKLKAIETAMSQIEKQFGKGSIMKLGGGSLLTVDSISTGCLDIDIALGIGGVPKGRVIEIYGPESSGKTTVALHVVAEAQKNGGTAAYIDAENALDPAYAKRLGVDIDSLIVSQPDTGEQALEITEALVRSGAIDVIVVDSVAALVPRAEIEGEMGDSHVGLQARLMSQALRKLSGSINKSKCVAIFINQLREKVGVMFGSPEVTPGGRALKFYSSVRLDIRRIDSIKQGDEVVGNRTRVKVTKNKVAPPFKQAEFDIMYNGGISKEGSVLDIGSKEEIVQKSGSWFSYKDVRLGQGRENAKQYLKENPELMKEIEILIRERFNLPLNKVDGEKAKSSNKESKTVDSNKDTESKDTKQKK from the coding sequence ATGGGTAATGTGGATAATGAAAAATTAAAAGCAATTGAAACTGCTATGAGTCAAATTGAAAAACAATTTGGTAAAGGATCTATAATGAAACTAGGCGGTGGAAGCTTACTAACTGTAGATTCTATTTCTACAGGATGTTTAGATATTGATATTGCACTAGGAATAGGTGGTGTACCTAAGGGAAGGGTTATTGAGATATATGGACCAGAATCTTCTGGTAAGACTACTGTTGCACTTCATGTGGTGGCAGAGGCACAGAAAAATGGAGGAACGGCAGCTTATATAGATGCTGAGAATGCATTAGATCCAGCCTATGCTAAAAGACTAGGGGTAGATATAGATAGTTTAATTGTGTCTCAACCAGATACGGGTGAGCAAGCACTAGAAATAACAGAAGCTTTAGTTAGGTCAGGAGCCATTGATGTAATTGTAGTGGATTCTGTAGCAGCTTTAGTTCCAAGAGCAGAAATAGAAGGCGAAATGGGAGACTCTCATGTAGGCCTACAAGCAAGACTTATGTCTCAAGCATTAAGAAAGCTTTCAGGAAGTATTAATAAGTCAAAATGTGTAGCTATATTTATTAACCAACTAAGAGAAAAAGTTGGTGTAATGTTTGGTAGCCCAGAAGTTACTCCAGGTGGAAGAGCTCTTAAGTTTTATTCATCTGTAAGACTTGATATAAGAAGAATTGATTCAATTAAACAAGGTGATGAGGTTGTTGGAAATAGAACTAGAGTGAAGGTTACAAAAAACAAAGTAGCGCCTCCTTTTAAGCAAGCTGAATTTGATATCATGTATAATGGTGGAATTTCAAAAGAAGGTAGCGTTCTAGATATAGGCTCAAAAGAAGAAATTGTTCAAAAAAGTGGATCTTGGTTTTCTTATAAGGATGTTAGACTTGGTCAAGGTAGAGAAAATGCCAAGCAGTATTTAAAAGAAAATCCAGAACTCATGAAAGAAATAGAAATTCTTATAAGAGAAAGATTTAATTTACCTTTGAACAAGGTTGATGGAGAAAAGGCTAAATCATCAAATAAGGAATCTAAAACAGTAGATTCAAATAAAGATACTGAGTCAAAAGATACAAAACAAAAAAAATAA
- a CDS encoding pyridoxal phosphate-dependent aminotransferase codes for MKLSLKAKQIEPSLTLAITAKAKKMKAEGIDVIGFGAGEPDFNTPENIQNAAIQAMEKGLTRYTPASGIIELKDVICEKFKKDNNLSYDSSQIIISTGAKQCLANVFKAILNPLDQVIVSTPYWVSYPELIRLADGVPVYVNSGEKNNFKYTLESLKSAVTNKTKAIIINSPNNPTGTLYSEEELILIANFCKENDIIIISDEIYEKLTYGDKKHISIASVSEDAYNRTIVINGVSKSYAMTGWRIGYAAGPKEIIKLMSNIQSHTTSNPNSIAQYAAIEAISGKQDTMEFMVNEFSDRKEYMINRIEKIKGISAIKPDGAFYVMINIDNLLNKKNNNDVIKDSLDFSRLLLEQEKVAVIPGDAFGVNNYIRLSYATSLDNIKEGLNRIEMFIGKII; via the coding sequence ATGAAACTTTCTTTAAAAGCAAAACAAATAGAACCATCTTTAACTTTAGCTATTACAGCTAAGGCTAAGAAAATGAAAGCAGAAGGTATAGACGTAATTGGGTTCGGGGCAGGGGAACCTGATTTTAATACTCCAGAAAACATTCAAAATGCAGCTATACAAGCTATGGAAAAAGGATTAACAAGATATACACCAGCCTCAGGAATTATTGAACTTAAAGATGTTATTTGTGAAAAGTTTAAAAAAGACAATAATCTTTCTTATGATTCGTCACAAATAATTATATCTACAGGTGCAAAGCAATGTCTAGCTAATGTATTTAAAGCTATATTAAACCCTCTTGATCAGGTTATAGTGTCTACACCATATTGGGTAAGTTATCCTGAACTTATAAGACTTGCAGATGGAGTGCCGGTATATGTAAATAGTGGAGAAAAAAACAATTTTAAGTACACTTTAGAATCTTTAAAAAGTGCAGTAACAAACAAGACAAAGGCAATTATAATTAATAGTCCTAATAACCCTACAGGAACCTTGTATAGTGAAGAAGAGTTAATTCTTATAGCTAATTTTTGCAAAGAAAATGATATAATAATAATTTCTGATGAAATCTATGAAAAATTAACATACGGAGACAAAAAACATATAAGCATAGCTAGTGTATCTGAAGATGCTTACAATAGAACTATAGTTATAAATGGTGTGTCTAAATCCTATGCAATGACTGGATGGCGGATTGGATATGCTGCTGGCCCAAAAGAGATAATAAAGCTTATGTCTAACATACAAAGTCATACAACTTCTAACCCTAACTCAATAGCACAATATGCAGCTATTGAAGCTATTTCTGGTAAGCAAGATACTATGGAATTTATGGTAAATGAATTTAGTGATAGAAAAGAGTACATGATTAATAGAATAGAAAAGATAAAAGGCATATCTGCAATAAAACCAGACGGTGCATTTTATGTAATGATAAATATAGACAATTTACTAAATAAAAAGAATAATAATGACGTTATAAAAGATTCATTAGATTTTTCAAGATTGCTTTTAGAACAAGAAAAAGTAGCCGTTATACCAGGGGATGCTTTTGGGGTTAACAATTACATAAGACTATCCTATGCTACCTCTTTAGATAATATAAAAGAAGGTTTAAATAGGATAGAGATGTTTATAGGTAAGATAATTTAA
- the pgsA gene encoding CDP-diacylglycerol--glycerol-3-phosphate 3-phosphatidyltransferase, with protein sequence MNLANKLTIVRIFLVPIFLIFITAQDIPYGTIIATVIFIIAALTDKLDGYIARSRNQITKFGKFMDPLADKLLVTAALISLVEYQIVPAWAAIVIIAREFAVTGLRSIAASDGNVIAASYWGKLKTVIQIMAIILLLLQVNIAAQPELTDKVYNSNLLKGFFNWAPEIFLYLAVIITIISGLDYFIKNKNSISIDK encoded by the coding sequence ATGAATCTTGCAAATAAATTAACAATAGTGAGAATATTTTTAGTACCCATATTTCTTATATTTATAACTGCACAGGATATACCCTATGGCACAATAATAGCAACAGTTATATTTATAATAGCTGCACTTACTGATAAGTTAGATGGATATATAGCAAGAAGTAGGAATCAAATAACTAAGTTTGGAAAGTTTATGGATCCATTAGCAGATAAGCTTTTGGTTACAGCGGCCTTAATATCCTTAGTTGAATATCAAATAGTACCTGCATGGGCAGCAATAGTGATAATTGCAAGAGAATTTGCAGTAACAGGACTTAGAAGCATTGCAGCCTCAGATGGAAATGTAATTGCGGCTAGCTATTGGGGTAAACTTAAAACTGTGATTCAAATAATGGCAATAATATTATTGTTATTACAAGTAAATATTGCAGCTCAACCAGAACTTACAGATAAAGTTTATAATAGCAATTTGCTTAAAGGATTCTTTAACTGGGCACCTGAGATATTTTTATATCTTGCAGTAATTATAACTATAATATCAGGATTAGATTATTTTATAAAAAATAAAAATTCCATAAGCATAGATAAATAA
- a CDS encoding stage V sporulation protein S, with protein sequence MEILKVSTKSNPNSVAGALAAVLKEKDTVEIQAIGAGAVNQSIKAIAIARGFVAPSGKDLICVPAFTDIEIDGEERTAIKLIIQCR encoded by the coding sequence ATGGAAATATTAAAAGTATCTACTAAATCTAATCCTAACTCCGTAGCGGGAGCTTTAGCGGCCGTATTAAAAGAAAAAGATACTGTAGAAATTCAAGCTATAGGAGCAGGGGCTGTTAATCAATCTATTAAAGCCATAGCAATAGCAAGAGGTTTTGTTGCACCTAGTGGTAAAGATCTTATTTGTGTGCCTGCATTTACAGATATTGAAATTGACGGGGAAGAGAGAACTGCGATCAAATTAATTATCCAGTGTAGATAA
- the rimO gene encoding 30S ribosomal protein S12 methylthiotransferase RimO: protein MNKYKVGLVSLGCDKNRIDSEIILSKLNDQYEITNDPKKADIIVVNTCGFIEKSKQESIDTILEMAEFKKKYNCKLLIATGCLTQRYGKDITELIPEIDILMGVNDYDKLISYIKDFMEDNKKITSFNFSNQNINEGERIITTQGHTAYIRIAEGCDNFCTYCIIPKIRGSFRSRKLENILDEAEKLAKSGVKEIILVAQDTTRYGEDIYNEKMLPKLLQKISLIEGIEWIRVLYCYPEQITDELILEIKNNKKVCKYLDIPLQHISSDILKRMGRKTNKDQVINVIDKLRHNIPGIILRTSIIVGFPGETKENFEELKDFVKEYKLDRLGVFTYSQEEDTPAAIMEDQIEEEVKLLREEELMLIQKDVSNYINSKKLNNIYDVIIEGFDNGIHYGRSTEMAPDVDGTIMVESDTQLEKGNIVKVKIKSCLEYDLMGVVLNESCK, encoded by the coding sequence TTGAACAAATATAAGGTAGGATTGGTTAGTCTAGGCTGTGATAAGAATAGAATAGATTCTGAAATAATTTTAAGCAAACTAAATGACCAATATGAAATTACAAATGATCCTAAAAAAGCAGATATTATAGTGGTAAATACCTGCGGATTTATTGAAAAATCAAAACAAGAGTCTATTGATACTATACTAGAGATGGCAGAATTTAAGAAAAAGTACAACTGTAAGCTATTGATTGCAACAGGGTGCTTAACTCAAAGGTACGGAAAAGATATCACAGAATTAATACCTGAGATAGATATCTTAATGGGTGTTAATGATTACGATAAGCTTATATCATATATAAAAGACTTTATGGAAGACAATAAAAAGATAACAAGCTTTAATTTTAGTAACCAAAATATAAACGAGGGTGAAAGAATAATAACAACTCAGGGACATACTGCTTATATAAGGATAGCAGAAGGCTGTGATAACTTTTGTACTTATTGTATAATCCCTAAAATCAGAGGCAGTTTTAGAAGTAGAAAACTAGAAAATATCCTTGATGAGGCAGAAAAACTAGCTAAAAGTGGTGTTAAGGAAATTATATTGGTAGCTCAAGATACTACTCGCTATGGTGAAGATATTTACAATGAAAAGATGTTACCAAAGCTATTACAAAAAATTAGTTTAATTGAAGGTATAGAATGGATAAGGGTTCTTTATTGTTACCCAGAACAAATTACTGATGAGCTTATATTAGAAATTAAAAACAATAAAAAGGTTTGTAAGTATTTAGATATCCCACTACAACATATAAGTAGTGATATTTTAAAACGTATGGGAAGAAAAACTAATAAAGATCAAGTAATAAATGTTATAGATAAGTTAAGACATAATATTCCCGGAATCATTTTAAGAACTTCAATTATAGTTGGATTCCCTGGTGAAACTAAAGAAAACTTCGAAGAATTAAAAGACTTTGTAAAAGAATATAAATTAGATAGACTAGGCGTATTTACCTACTCTCAAGAGGAGGATACTCCTGCTGCTATTATGGAAGATCAAATTGAAGAGGAAGTTAAACTTTTAAGGGAAGAGGAATTAATGTTAATACAAAAAGATGTGTCTAATTATATTAATTCTAAAAAGCTAAACAATATATATGATGTTATTATTGAAGGATTCGACAATGGTATTCATTACGGTCGTAGTACTGAAATGGCTCCAGATGTTGATGGAACTATAATGGTTGAAAGTGATACTCAACTAGAAAAGGGGAATATAGTTAAAGTTAAAATAAAAAGCTGTCTTGAATATGATTTAATGGGAGTTGTTTTAAATGAATCTTGCAAATAA
- a CDS encoding FtsK/SpoIIIE family DNA translocase codes for MASKKKAKDKEYDEEFRKEIIGIVFITIGIFLFINTLTSSLGILGQALNKASWSLIGIGTYCVPLMFIFYGISIILRKNSLNRRLVGCYLFIINSILFIQIIYIEEYYKESFYEGFKTIINTSNKFHGGLIAYVIDVPLYKLIGKTGSILVFASLYIISIVIIFNFSFYNFAIDFKTKTKTKTKTKTKSKTLKSIEKDSTSKIYKEEDVPEGIKDRDEFIKGINNKIKILDFMKNSSVDSESIGEDEYKGKDILIDTYEETSSKSKLDKEVKDVIDKEISSKIESNKKDVQYKAPSIDLLNINSNLKLNKDDKKDLLTSASKLEETLNSFAVEAKVIQVTKGPSVTRYELQPSPGVKVSKIVNLSDDIALSLAASGVRIEAPIPGKSAVGIEVPNKDITSVFLKEVVESEEFINSTKNLAFSLGKDIGGNCVVADLTKMPHLLIAGATGSGKSVCINALIISLLYKYSPEEVKILMVDPKMVELNVYNGIPHLLIPVVTDPKKAAAALNWAVNEMTRRYKLFAECGVRNIETYNELFNKKKIDTKIPLIVIIVDELADLMMVCPHDVEDYIARLSQMARAAGMHLVIATQRPSVDVITGVIKANIPSRISFSVSSQIDSRTILDSAGAEKLLGKGDMLFYPVGESKPIRIQGAFISEEEVERVVSFIKNQELNKESYEEKILNHINDEVSSSLSTDEDELLEEAIRVVVESGQASTSLLQRRLRIGYNRAARIMEQLEAKNVISLKDGSKPREILLSKEDIL; via the coding sequence ATGGCAAGTAAAAAAAAGGCTAAAGATAAAGAATATGATGAGGAATTTAGAAAAGAGATAATAGGTATAGTATTTATAACTATAGGAATATTTTTATTTATAAATACTTTAACTTCTTCACTAGGAATCTTAGGACAAGCTTTGAATAAAGCATCTTGGTCATTAATAGGTATTGGTACCTATTGTGTACCTTTAATGTTCATATTTTATGGAATAAGCATAATTTTAAGAAAAAATTCTCTAAATAGAAGGCTTGTAGGTTGTTATCTGTTTATAATTAATTCAATATTGTTCATTCAAATTATTTACATAGAAGAGTATTATAAAGAAAGCTTTTATGAGGGGTTTAAAACAATAATTAATACTAGTAATAAGTTTCACGGTGGTCTTATTGCTTATGTAATAGATGTACCTTTATATAAATTAATAGGTAAAACAGGGTCAATATTAGTATTTGCATCTCTTTATATTATAAGCATAGTAATAATTTTCAACTTTTCCTTTTATAATTTTGCAATTGATTTTAAAACCAAAACCAAAACTAAAACCAAAACCAAAACTAAGTCTAAAACCTTAAAATCCATTGAAAAAGATAGCACATCAAAAATATATAAAGAAGAGGATGTTCCAGAAGGCATAAAAGATAGGGACGAATTTATTAAAGGCATAAATAATAAGATTAAAATATTAGACTTTATGAAAAACTCTTCTGTAGATTCAGAATCTATAGGAGAAGATGAATACAAAGGCAAAGACATACTTATTGATACATATGAAGAAACAAGTTCTAAATCTAAGTTAGATAAGGAAGTTAAGGATGTTATAGATAAAGAAATATCATCAAAAATAGAAAGTAATAAAAAAGATGTGCAGTATAAAGCTCCATCAATAGATCTTCTTAATATAAACTCTAATTTAAAACTTAATAAAGATGATAAAAAAGATTTACTTACAAGTGCATCTAAATTAGAAGAAACTTTAAATAGTTTTGCTGTAGAGGCAAAGGTGATTCAGGTTACAAAGGGACCATCTGTAACAAGGTATGAGCTTCAGCCAAGCCCTGGTGTAAAGGTAAGTAAGATTGTTAATTTATCAGATGATATAGCACTAAGTCTTGCTGCAAGTGGAGTAAGAATAGAAGCCCCTATCCCAGGTAAGTCAGCCGTAGGTATTGAAGTTCCAAATAAAGATATAACATCTGTATTCTTAAAAGAAGTTGTAGAATCAGAAGAGTTTATAAATAGCACCAAAAACTTAGCATTTTCTTTGGGTAAAGATATTGGTGGAAATTGCGTTGTAGCTGATTTAACAAAAATGCCACATTTACTAATTGCAGGAGCTACTGGTTCTGGTAAAAGTGTTTGCATAAATGCACTTATAATAAGTTTATTATATAAATATTCACCAGAGGAAGTAAAGATACTTATGGTAGATCCTAAGATGGTAGAACTTAATGTATATAACGGAATACCACATCTTTTGATACCAGTAGTTACAGATCCTAAAAAAGCAGCTGCAGCTTTGAACTGGGCAGTTAATGAAATGACTAGAAGGTATAAGTTATTTGCAGAGTGCGGAGTTCGTAATATAGAAACTTACAATGAATTATTTAATAAGAAAAAGATTGATACAAAGATTCCTTTGATAGTTATTATTGTAGACGAACTTGCAGATCTTATGATGGTTTGTCCGCATGATGTAGAAGATTATATTGCAAGGCTATCACAAATGGCAAGAGCTGCAGGTATGCATTTGGTTATAGCAACCCAAAGACCATCTGTAGATGTTATAACAGGGGTTATAAAGGCTAATATACCTTCTAGAATATCTTTTTCAGTATCAAGTCAAATTGATTCTAGAACAATTCTAGATTCAGCTGGAGCAGAAAAGCTACTTGGTAAAGGTGATATGCTATTTTATCCTGTAGGTGAATCAAAACCAATTAGAATCCAAGGTGCTTTTATATCAGAAGAAGAGGTCGAAAGAGTTGTAAGCTTTATAAAAAACCAAGAATTAAATAAAGAAAGTTATGAAGAGAAGATATTAAATCATATTAATGATGAAGTCAGTAGTAGCTTATCTACAGATGAAGATGAGCTTTTAGAAGAAGCTATAAGGGTTGTAGTTGAGTCAGGACAAGCATCTACATCTTTACTTCAAAGAAGATTAAGGATAGGATATAATAGAGCAGCTAGAATAATGGAACAGTTAGAAGCTAAAAATGTAATTTCTCTTAAAGATGGTAGTAAACCAAGAGAAATATTATTATCAAAAGAAGATATACTATAA
- the rny gene encoding ribonuclease Y: protein MDATFKMILITIVILALAGIAIYMIFHNKIKESKNKLLVMEKEAEAILVSSKKESENLKKEAILEAKEEVHKLRNDFEKESRERRNEVQRFERRLIQREEALDKKSDSLEKKEENLSNKILQVEELETGVKDLYSQQRQELERISGLSAEEAKQILLEEVRREIKHETALMIKDIESKAKDEADKRAREVITCAIQRCAADHVSESTVHVVALPNDEMKGRIIGREGRNIRTLETLTGVDLIIDDTPEAVILSCFDPIRREVARLALEKLIVDGRIHPARIEEMVERAKKDVENDIKEEGEQATFETAVHGLHPELIKLLGRLKYRTSYGQNVLKHSIEVSYLAALMASELGLDPTIAKRAGLLHDIGKALDHEIEGPHALIGADMAKKYHESAIIVNAIAAHHGDVEMQSLEAILVQASDAISAARPGARRETLETYIKRLEKLEEISNSHEGVEKSYAIQAGREIRIIVKPDQIDDAGAIEMARDIVKTIESELEYPGQIKINVIRETRAIDYAK from the coding sequence ATGGATGCAACTTTTAAAATGATACTAATAACTATTGTTATACTAGCATTAGCTGGTATTGCCATATATATGATATTCCATAATAAAATCAAAGAATCTAAAAACAAACTTTTAGTTATGGAAAAAGAGGCGGAAGCAATACTTGTTAGCAGTAAAAAAGAGTCAGAGAACTTAAAAAAAGAAGCAATTTTAGAAGCTAAAGAAGAGGTTCACAAATTAAGAAACGATTTTGAAAAAGAGTCTCGTGAAAGAAGAAATGAAGTACAAAGATTTGAAAGAAGATTAATCCAAAGGGAAGAAGCTTTAGACAAAAAAAGTGATTCATTAGAGAAAAAAGAAGAGAACTTAAGTAATAAGATTCTACAAGTTGAAGAACTTGAAACCGGAGTGAAAGATTTATATTCACAACAAAGACAAGAGCTTGAGAGAATTTCAGGTTTATCTGCAGAAGAGGCAAAACAGATATTACTTGAAGAAGTGCGTAGAGAAATTAAACATGAAACTGCATTAATGATTAAAGATATTGAATCAAAGGCTAAAGATGAAGCAGATAAAAGAGCAAGAGAGGTAATAACTTGTGCAATACAAAGATGTGCTGCAGATCATGTATCTGAATCAACTGTACATGTAGTAGCTCTACCTAACGATGAGATGAAGGGTAGAATTATAGGCAGAGAAGGTAGGAACATAAGAACTCTTGAGACATTGACAGGTGTAGATTTAATTATTGATGATACACCAGAAGCGGTTATATTATCTTGCTTTGACCCTATAAGAAGGGAAGTTGCAAGGCTAGCCTTAGAAAAACTAATTGTTGATGGAAGGATTCATCCAGCTAGAATTGAAGAGATGGTTGAACGTGCTAAAAAGGATGTAGAAAATGATATCAAAGAAGAAGGCGAGCAAGCTACTTTTGAGACAGCTGTCCACGGACTACATCCAGAGTTAATTAAACTTTTAGGAAGATTAAAATACAGAACTAGTTATGGTCAGAATGTACTTAAACATTCTATAGAGGTTTCATATTTAGCTGCACTTATGGCATCGGAACTAGGACTTGATCCTACCATTGCTAAAAGAGCAGGGTTATTACATGATATAGGAAAGGCTTTAGATCATGAAATAGAAGGGCCACACGCTCTAATAGGAGCTGATATGGCTAAGAAGTATCATGAATCCGCTATAATAGTTAATGCTATTGCAGCTCATCATGGTGATGTAGAAATGCAATCTCTTGAAGCAATATTGGTTCAAGCTTCAGATGCTATATCTGCCGCTAGACCAGGAGCTAGAAGAGAGACATTAGAAACTTATATTAAACGTCTTGAAAAGCTTGAAGAGATTTCAAATAGTCATGAGGGCGTGGAAAAATCTTATGCTATACAAGCTGGAAGAGAAATACGTATAATTGTAAAGCCTGATCAAATTGATGATGCTGGAGCTATCGAAATGGCACGGGATATAGTTAAGACTATAGAAAGTGAATTAGAATACCCAGGTCAAATAAAGATTAATGTAATAAGAGAAACTAGAGCTATAGATTATGCTAAATAA
- a CDS encoding HPr family phosphocarrier protein, giving the protein MISKEVIVKNSTGLHARPATLLVKKASSFKSDVSIEFNGKKANVKSLIGVLSLGVTRDSSITVMASGDDETHAVEEIVKLIKSLEE; this is encoded by the coding sequence ATGATTTCAAAAGAGGTAATCGTTAAAAATAGTACAGGACTTCACGCAAGACCTGCTACGTTGCTTGTTAAAAAGGCATCTTCATTTAAATCAGATGTGAGCATAGAGTTTAATGGTAAAAAGGCTAATGTTAAAAGCTTAATAGGAGTTTTATCTCTTGGTGTAACAAGAGACTCTTCAATTACAGTTATGGCATCAGGAGACGACGAAACTCATGCAGTAGAAGAAATAGTTAAGTTGATTAAGTCATTAGAAGAATAA
- a CDS encoding DUF378 domain-containing protein has product MYKLNVFDKISFILVIIGSINMGLIGVANINIFYLLFSSFDFVERLLYIIIGISGVNLLVFIFKTRLINFKEK; this is encoded by the coding sequence ATGTATAAATTAAATGTTTTTGATAAGATATCATTTATATTAGTTATAATAGGATCAATAAACATGGGTTTAATCGGGGTTGCTAATATCAACATATTCTATTTACTTTTTAGTTCTTTTGACTTTGTAGAAAGACTTTTATACATTATTATAGGGATTTCAGGCGTGAATCTTTTAGTTTTCATTTTCAAAACTAGACTGATAAATTTTAAAGAAAAATAA